One window from the genome of Chloroherpetonaceae bacterium encodes:
- the surE gene encoding 5'/3'-nucleotidase SurE: MNTVSQSIKKKKSLPSQTPQLKKPYILVCNDDGIDAEGIEALANAMKKIGDVIIVAPSSPQSGMSHAMTLGKPHRITPWQKQKKLFGYSVAGTPVDCVKVALTKIVQRKPDLMVSGINYGSNTAINILYSGTVGAAIEASIFGVPSIAFSLTTYQNANFSYAAKFAQSLAKKVLREGLPNETILTVNIPNLPENEIKGVVVTRQGKSKWKEELLERQDAYGLPYYWLKGTMNLYDDSIEDDEFAIRMGYVSVTPINYDLTHDKFMETVKAWKLKK; the protein is encoded by the coding sequence ATGAACACTGTGTCCCAATCAATTAAGAAAAAAAAGTCTTTGCCTTCCCAAACGCCTCAACTCAAAAAGCCTTATATCTTAGTTTGCAACGACGACGGCATTGATGCCGAAGGAATTGAAGCACTTGCAAATGCTATGAAAAAAATTGGGGATGTTATTATTGTTGCTCCGTCATCTCCTCAAAGCGGAATGAGTCATGCAATGACCCTTGGAAAGCCCCATCGAATTACCCCTTGGCAGAAACAAAAAAAGCTATTTGGTTATTCCGTGGCTGGAACGCCAGTAGATTGCGTAAAAGTTGCGCTTACGAAAATTGTTCAACGCAAACCCGATTTAATGGTCAGCGGAATAAATTATGGCAGTAATACAGCAATTAACATACTGTATTCTGGAACTGTTGGTGCGGCCATTGAAGCATCAATTTTTGGTGTCCCTTCTATTGCTTTTTCACTAACGACCTACCAAAACGCAAATTTTTCTTATGCTGCAAAATTCGCACAATCTCTTGCAAAAAAAGTACTCCGTGAAGGATTGCCTAACGAAACTATTCTAACGGTAAATATTCCAAACCTTCCTGAAAATGAAATTAAAGGGGTGGTTGTTACTCGTCAAGGGAAATCAAAATGGAAAGAAGAATTGTTAGAACGACAAGATGCTTATGGGCTTCCTTATTACTGGTTGAAAGGAACGATGAACCTCTATGATGACTCAATTGAAGATGATGAGTTTGCCATTCGAATGGGTTATGTTTCAGTAACCCCGATTAACTATGACTTAACACACGATAAATTTATGGAAACTGTAAAAGCTTGGAAACTCAAGAAATAA